A window of Streptomyces sp. Je 1-332 genomic DNA:
TCGCCCACGATCGCGATGGCGGGCCGCCCGGGGTGGGCGAACTTGGCACCGATCACGTACGGAACGCCGGGTCCCATGGTGGCGAGGGTGCCGGACAGGGAGCCGCGCATCGTCCCCCGCATGCGCAGGTGCCGGGCGTACCAGTTCGCGGCGGAGCCGGAGTCGGCGGCGAGGATCACGTCGTTCGGCAGCAGGGCGTCGAGTGCGTGCACGACGTACTCGGGGTTGATGGGATCGGCCTCCACGGCAGCGCGCCGCTCCATGACCTTCCACCAGCGCGCCGTGTCCTTCTCGATCTTCTTCCGCCAGGAGCCGTGCCTCTTCTTCTTCAGCTGCGGCAGCAGGGCCTTGAGTGTCTCCTTCGCGTCGCCCACCAGGTTGACCTCGAAGGGGTACCGCAGCCCGATCATGTGCGGATCGATGTCGATCTGGACCGCTCGGGCCTGGTCGAGATCAGGCATGAACTGGGTGTACGGGAAGCTGGAACCGATGACGAGCAGCGTGTCGCAGCCCTGCATGAGTTCGTACGAGGGGCGGGTGCCCAGGAGACCGATCGCCCCGGTGACATACGGCAGATCGTCCGGCAGCGCGTCCTTCCCCAACAGCGCCTTGGCGACGCCGGCGCCCAGCGTCTCGGCGACCACCTCGACCTCGGCGCGGGCACCACGTGCGCCCTGGCCGATGAGCACGGCGACTTTCTCTCCCGCGTTCAGTACCTCGGCGGCCCTGGTGATCTCGTCCGCCGCGGGAACGGGTGCGTACCGGGCAAGGCCCAGGCTGGAGGGCACCATCTTGAACGCGTGCGTCGGCGGTGAGTACTCCAGCTCCTGGACATCGGCGGGGATGATGACCGCCGTCACCGTACGGCGGGCGTAAGCGGTGCGCATGGCCCTGTCGATGACGTTGGGGAGCTGCTCGGGGACCGTCACCATTTCGCAGAAGTCGGAGGCGACGTCCTTGTAGAGGCTCAGCAGGTCGACTTCCTGCTGGTAGGAGCCGCCCATGGCGGTGCGGTTGGTCTGCCCGACGATCGCGACCACCGGAACGTGGTCGAGTTTCGCGTCGTAGAGGCCGTTCAGGAGGTGGATCGCGCCCGGCCCCGATGTCGCCGCGCACACGCCGACCTTGCCGGAGAACTTCGCGTACCCGACCGCCTGGAAAGCGGCCATCTCCTCGTGCCGTGCCTGAATGAACCGCGGCTTGTCGTCCGCGCGCCCCCAGGCCGCGAGCAGACCGTTGATGCCGTCTCCGGCGTAGGCGAAGACATGCTCGACATCCCACTCACGCAGTCGTCGCAGGACGTAGTCCGAGACTTTCGTGGACACGGGGTGGCCTTCCTGTCGGCGGACGCGGGCGCGGGCATGCGCGGGCGCGGGTCGTGCGCGGGGCTGTATCGCCCTACAACCTCACAGCAGCAGTACGAGGGCGTAGACGAGGAAGAACGCCGCCATCAGCGCCACGAGGACGCCGATCAGTGCCAGGGGGCCCTTCGCCCACCCCTTCGTGGGGTTGTGGGTCTCCCGGGGCCCCGCTCCCGACATGCTGCCCTCGCCGGGTGGCGTCTCTCCCGGCGGCACGCTCCCGCCGGGTGCTGGTCCTGGGGTCTCGCGGGGGTCCGGGTCCGGGTGCGGGTCCGGGTTCTGGGAAGGGGTCATGTGATCCAAGTTGCCACGTCGTGGCCGGGTCCGCCGTCCGACCACGACGGGCCACGGCCCGCGCATCGAGACCGGGGCGAGCTTTCGAGGAGCCCTGCGGCCTGCCATGGCCGAACCTGGGAGGAGGCCTGTGAGTGCTTCGCGCAAGGAGGTTCCATGCCCGACCCCACCGCCCCCGCCACCACCGGCGCCTCCGCCGCCGGCAAGGTCGCGATCATCACCGGCGCGGATTCCGGCATCGGCAGGGCCACGGCCGTCCGGATGGCCGTGGCCGGAATGGATGTCGGGATCACATGGCACGGCGATCAAGAAGGCGCCGAGCGCACGGCTGAGGAGGTGCGGCAGCACGGCCGCCGCGCTGCCGTCGCCCGGATGGACCTGAGCCGGCTTCCCGATGCCGCGCGTGTGATCGACGACCTCGCCGGACAGCTCGGCCGGATCGACGTACTGGTCAACAACGCCGGGACCGGCACGGCGACCCCCTTCCTCGACCTGGCTCACGAGGACGTCCAGCACGTCCTCGACGTCGACCTCGTCGGACCTTTTCTCTGCGGCCAGCGCGCCGCGCGCCGCATGATCCAGCAGGGCGACGGCGGCCGGATCGTCAACGTGACCTCCGTGCACGAACACCAGCCCCGGGTGGGCGCCGCACCGTACTGCGCCGCCAAGGGTGGGCTCGGGCTGCTGACTCAGGTGATGGCCCTGGAGCTGGCCGAGCACGGCATCACCGTCAATTCCGTCGCGCCCGGTGAGATCGCCACCCCGATGACCGGGCAGGAGGACGTCGACGTCCACAGCCGGCACCGCCCCGGCATTCCCCTCGGCCGACCCGGTGACGCCCGTGAGATCGCCGCCGTCATCGCGTTCCTCGCAGGGCCCGACGCCTCGTACGTGACCGGCGCGTCCTGGGTGGCCGACGGTGGCATGGTGCGCATGGGGCCGCAGGCCGGCTCCCATCTCCGGAGCGACGAGTGGCGGCGGCCCTGAGCGTGACGGACGCGAGGCAGCGACCCCGAGCGTGATGCGAGGCGGCATTTCTGAGCTTCCTGAGGCCGTTCGCGTCACGCGGGGAGGTGGCGCGCTACCCCCTGCGGTATAAGGGAAATCGCGCCTACCTGCGCGCCGCGATGCCGTACAGCGACGCGTTTTCGTATATCAGTCGGCGGTTGGGGTACCGGTGCTGCCTGGAGCAGGGATCGTCGAAGAGGGCCGACCCGCACGTGCGGCGGTCGGCGTCCGGAAACGGAGCAGCAGGTGACGCGGAACGCGGAAAGGCCCAGTCCTGAGCGACACCCGACTTTCGACCGACCAGGTTCAGTGACAGGTTCGGTGACAGAGCTTCCGCCCGACCTCAATCAAGCCATTCTGGAGGCGACCAAGCAGGTCGCCGCCGTCCTCAAGAAACACAGGCACGACTTCGCCCTCGCCGGCAGCGTCGCCGTATACGCGCACGGCGGGACCACCAACCTCCAGCACGACGCCGACTTCTGCATCAAACCCGAGGACGCCGAGGCGGTCTCGGCCACCCTCCAGGAAGCCGGCCTGACGGTGTACGCGCCGCCCGAGGACTGGCTGCTCAAGGCGAAGTGTCTGGGGCAGGACATCGACCTCATCTTCGAGCTGGCCCATCAGCCCGTCACCGCGGAGCTGCTGGGGCGGGCGGTGGACCTGCCGGTGGACTCGGTGCTCATGCCGGTCCTTTCGCCGACGGACCTGATGCGGGCGCTGCTGTCCGCCTTCTCCGAGCATCACTGCGACTTCGGCGCCGTGCTGCCCATCGCGCGGCAACTGCGCGAAATGGTCGACTGGCACACCGTGCGCCAGGCGTGCGGGGACGCGCCGATGCCCGCCGCCTTCCTGTACCTGCTGGAACGCCTGGAAGTCATCGCACCGGACGGAGGAGACCGATGACCGACTCTGCCAATGTCGAGTACCGCATCGCTCATCTGCAGGAGCGGCTCGCCGCGGGAGAACTCGGCGAACTGGGCATCCGCGTCGCGATCCGCGGAAACTCCGTGACGGTCGTCGGAACGGCTCCCACGACGCAGTGTCGCGAGGAGCTGGTGCGCACCGTGAACGAGGAACTGGCCGGTATGACCGTCCACTTCGACATCGCGGTGGCCGACTCGTCGGCCCCGGACCACCCGGAGGAACTGGCATGATCCGCGTCGCAGCCGTGGGGGACATTCACATGGGTCTGGACAGCCAGGGCCTGCTCCGGCCCGCGTTCGAGACCCTTCCCGACTGTGCCGACCTGCTGCTTCTGGCAGGGGACCTCACCCGCCACGGCACGCCGGAAGAAGCGAGGGTGGTCGCCCGGGAGGTGAGCGATCTGCCGGTGCCGGTCGTCGCCGTGCTCGGTAACCACGACCACCACGACGAGCGGCCCGACGAGGTCACCGCCATCCTTCGCGACGCGGGTGTGCGGGTGCTCGAGGGTCAGGGCACCGTCGTCGAGGTGGAGGGGAGGCGCGTGGGTATCGCGGGCACCAAGGGGTTCGGCGGCGGGTTCGTCGGCCGGTGCGGCAGCGAGTTCGGCGAACCTCTGATGAAGGAGCTCATCCGGTACACGCGCCGCTGTGCCGAGGGTCTGCGGGCCTCACTGCACGAACTGGCCGGGCAGGGATGCGACACCCGGGTAGCGCTCACGCACTTCGCGCCGGTGCCGGACACCCTGGCGGGAGAGCCGCTGGAGATCTATCCGTTCCTCGGCAGCTATCTGCTGGCGGAGGCCGTGGACGAGGCCGGCGCGGACCTGGCCGTCCACGGCCACGCCCACGCGGGCACCGAACACGGTATGACCAGTGGCGGCGTGCCGGTCCGCAATGTCGCCCAGCCGGTCATCCGCAAGGCGTTCAACGTCTACCACCTGCCGGACCGCACCCACGGGGAGCCCGCTACGGCCGCCTCTTCCGCCGACGGACGGGCATGACGACCCGGGCGTGACGACCCGGGCGTGACGGTCGCCGGGCGCCGCCCTGCTGCTTCTCGTCGCCCTCCTACTTCGCGGACGGCACGACGGCCACGGGGCACTCCGCGGTGTGCAGCGCCTCGCCGCTGACGGAGCCGAGCATGAGCCTTCGCAGGCCCTTGCGCCCATGGGAACCGACCACCAGCAGGCCGGCACGCCGTGACGCCTCGGCCAGCACCGTCGCGGGGCGCACGCGCTCGACGTGCACCTCGACCGTGACGTCCGGGTACCGGCTGAGGCGCTTGGTGGCCTCTTCCGCCAGCGCCTTGCGAGCCTTTTTGTCCAGAGCCTGGAAGTCGGGAGCCACCATGCCGGGTCCCGCGGGCATCTGGCTCATGTGGAAGGCGCCGTGCACCATCCGAAGTTTGGCGCCTCGCAGATGGGCCTCGGCGAAGGCGAGATCCAGGGCCTCCCCCGCCACATCGTGTACGTCCACCCCCACCACGACCGGGTTGTCCCTGACGGGACCTGGGCCGGGGCGCACGACGACCACGGGGCAGCGAGCGTGCGTGGCCACCTGCCAGCTCACCGAGCCCAGGGGCAGGCGGGTGAATCCGCCACTGCCGCGGTGCCCGACCACCAGCCATGACGCCTCGGCGGAACGCTCCACCAGGGTGGCCGCGGGCTTTCCCACGACCGCCTCCGCCGTCACCACCACCTCCGGGAACTCCGCCTCGACGAGCTCCACCATCGGCGCCACCACCGCCGAGAGCGACTGCTCCACCGGATCCGTCCGCTCTCCGCGTTCTTCCGCGGACCCGGCCGGGAGAGATCCCGTGGCGACGTGCAGGAGGTGCAGCGGGCTGCCGTGCAAGGCCGCGTGCCGCGCCGCGTATCGCACGACGGCGCCTTGGTCGCTCCCTTGCTCGACCCCCACCAGGACGAGTCGCTTCGCCGCGTCGTCGTGGTTGACCATCACTTCTCCTTGCCGATCGGTTCCGGCGAGCCTGGGCTGCCCGGACGTCCGCCGGTCGCCCCCAAGTACCCCGCATACCCGATTTCAACCAGCAGATGCAGATATGCGCAGCACATCAGCCCCGACAGACAGGGGCAAACGGGGCGTGCTCCCCGCCACCCACCGGCGGCCGCTCGGCGCTACGTCTTGCCGGGGCCTCCGCCCCCGAAGGAACCGCTCGAGCCCGGCGACCAGCGTCGCCGCTTCTGGTTCTCGCTTCGCTTCGTCCCCGAAGCGTGCAGGTTCTCAGGACGCAGCCGCTCGCTCTCGTCCTGGGCGTGCGGGACCTCGTCCGGCTCGCGCATCTCCCGGATCTCATGCACCGGGCCGGAATCGGGCAGCTTCGGCTGCTCCTCCGGCCGCGGCGGCCTCGGCTCCCGCCTGCGCACCCTGTTTCCCAGCCAGAAGGCCCAGAGCAACGCGCCGACGAGGACGAGACCGCCGACGAAGGCGGCAATCACCCCGAGGGCCGCGCCGGAGACAGCGAGGACATGCAATTCGCCGCTAGCCGTAACCATGACTTCCGATTACCCGCATATCAGCACTGAAAACTCCTTAAATACCTAAAAGTGCCCCTTTTAGCCGGGTGCGAATGGGTGATACCTAGGTGCGGCTAGGGTGATCCCGCGATGGCGCCACACACGCTCAGGAGGGGCAGAAGTGCGGGCTGAACCCCTGCCGATACGCGTGCCGGTCGGATACGACTCCGACCGCTGGGCCAGCCGCGCGACGCAACGCCGGGTTCTGCTCGTGATCCACAACGCCACCTCCGCCGGTCGCCTGCTGGACGTGCTGCCGCTGTTCCATGACGACTTCCGCGTCCAGCTGCTCGTCACCGCCACACATTCCTCCGCCTTCCAGGACGGAATCGACGAGCTCTTCTCCGACTTGGGCTTCCCCGTGCTCCCCTGGGAACAAGCTCTGGCCACACCGGTGGATCTCGCCATCTCCGCAAGTTTTGGTGGTCAACTCACCTCTATTCAGGGCAAGTTGTCCATTCTCTCGCATGGGGTGGGATATACTAAGAAACTAACCCAGCCGGGAGCCGGGAGCCGGGAGCCGGGAGCCGGGAGCCGGGAGCCGGGAGCCGGGAGCCGGGAGCCGGGAGCCGGGAGCCGGGAGCCAGGAGCCAGGAGCCGACGTTCGGCCTTTCGCCGGAATGGCTCCTGGCAGACGGCAAACCGTTCATGGACGGCCTCGTGCTGTCGCATCCGGAACAGGTGGAGCGCTTGGGTCGTGTCTGTCCCGAGGCCGTGGACATCTCCGTGCTCGCCGGAGACCCTTGCTTCGACCGTATGCTCGCCGCGCGCCCGTACCGCGATCGCTTCCGCCGCGGCCTCGGCATGCGACGAGGCCAACGGCTCGTCGTACTGAACTCCACCTGGAACCCCGAGGGTTTCTTCGGCAGTGGAGGCGGTCATGACCTCTTGCCGAGTCTTCTGCCACGGCTCGCCGCGGAGTTGCCGGCTGATGACTACCGTCTCGCTGTCGTGCTGCACCCGAACATCTGGTACGGACACGGCCCCGGGCAGATCCGCGCCTGGCTGGACCAGGCCCGCCGCAGCGGACTGACCCTGATCGACCCCGCCCAGGCGTGGCGGCAGGCGCTGCTGGCCGCTGACGTCGTGCTCGGCGACTTCGGCGCGGCGACCTATTACGCGTCCGCTCTGGGAACCCCCGTGCTGATGGCAGCCACCGGGCAGGACAGGCTGGACCCTGACACACCGCTCGCCGCGTTCGTCCGCGACGCACCGCGACTCGACCCGCACGGCCCTTTGCGCCGCCAAGTGGAGAAACTGCTCGCAGACCATCAACCAGCCGCGGATCCAGCCGAGTTCGTCACCTCCGTACCCGGCAGCTCGGCTGCCCTCCTGCGGCGCCATTTCTACGCGTTGATGGATCTTCCCGAGCCCGCCACCCCCGCTCTGCTGGAACCGCTGCCCCTGACTCCCCATGATCCGCCGCGGCTGACCGCACCCCTGCGCGTGCTCACACGCGTCCGTCGCACCGACATCGCCATCGCCAGATCCACCGAGCAGCCCTACGAGGCTGACGGCGACGTACACCTCGCGGTGCACGAGGACACCCGGGACCCCGGCCTTCTGGAACTGGCCGACGTGATCGTGCGCGAGGGGGCCGCCGACGACCCGCGTCTGGGTGGTCCGGAGGCGTGGACCGCCGAGATTCTGGGCCGGCACGCGCACTGCGCGGTCGCCGCGTACGTGAGCGGCCCGCACGAGTGCACTCTCCGCAGCCGGCAGCACGGCCTGCTCCGGTTGTCCGCGGGCCCGGGGGCGGACCTCGATCCGGCGGCGTACGCCTCTTCGCTGTACGCGTGGCTGGCGGACGGCGGCCGAGTGCCACCCGCCGGCGTCACGCTGGCGGTGCATGCGGCAGACGGCGTACACCCGGTGGTCGTGGAACCCGCTAAGGACGACGGCTAAGGACGAGCCTCGCAACGCAGCCGCAACCCATCCAGATACCGCAGGTGCGGAGCAGCCGTCGGGCCCAGCAGCCCCTCGGCCTCGGTGATCCTCGCCAGAGCTTCGGTGTCCTCGCCCGCGTCATGGAGGGCCTCGGCAAGGTCGGTCAGGGCACGTGCCTGGTTGTAGCTCTCTCCCTGCTCTTTGAAGAAGTTGGTGGCGGCCTCCAGAAGGTGCCGTGACTCCTCCAGCCGCCCCATCCCCCGCAGTGCGCGCCCTTGGTGACGCCCGGTCAGGGCGAGAGCGCGTGCCACGTCCTGCGCCCCCTCTTGGCCGGGAGCGATCCTCCGGTAGATGTGCTCAGCCTCGACGAACCGCTCATGGGCTGTCGCGTAACGCCACCGGTAGAGGTTCAGGAGACCCAACAGCTCGACGGACGACGCCTCGCCCCGCACATGGCCCGCAGCGCGCTCACTCTCGGCGGCGGCGTGCGCCGCCTGCTCGGCCTCCTCCCATCGCCCGAGTTCGCCCAGACAGTGCCCGAGTTGAAAGTGCAGCCCCGCCGCCGTACGCGAGCGGGGCTGATGCTCGTCGGCGCACCGGGCCGCGACCCGCAACGCGGGCAGCACCTCGTCCCAGTGGCCGGCCTTCAGCTGGAGTGGCCACAGGGCGCGAGCCAGCCGCAGCGCGGTCGTGATGTGCTGGTACTCCACCGCCACGCTCACCGCGCGGACCAGATTTCCCACCTCCGCTGCCAGCACTGTCACGCCCTGCGCTTCGTCGCGGTAGGCGTCCCCGTCCGCCGGCACGGGCTCGGTACGCCAGCTCTGCGGCAGCGCGGCGTGGGCCGCGCGCAGAGCGCGGTTCAGGAGGGTGTCGAGTGTGCGCTCCACTGCGGCGGAGCATTCGGGAATCCCGTGCCGTGGCCCCGCGGCGTCAGCCAGAATGCGCCGCACCTCGGGGCGGAAGCGGTAGCGGTCGTCGGCCACGAAATCCAGCAGTTGGCCTTCTGCCACCTCGCCGAGCATGCGTGCCGCCTCTTCAGGCGTGACGTCGGCAGCCGCCGCGGCGAGGTGGGCGTCGATGGCGGGCCAGCCACCCAGCGCCGTCAGGCGGAGCAGCCGCGCCGTGTCCGGCCCGAGGCCGTCGCAGGCGTTCTGGACGGCACCGCGCACGGGATCGCCCGCCGGTGCGTCGTCCCCCGGCTCCGGGGCGGCGTCTTCCGACAGCAGACGCATCGCCTCTGCCTTCAGCGCGAAGGCGTTGCCCGCGCAGTGCTCCAGTAGCCCGGGTATCCGCGCCTTGACCCGTGCGACGTTGTCCTGTCCAGCGACTTTCTTCACCATCTGCGTCGCGTACCGGTCGGTGAGGGGAGCGACCTGGACGCGCTCGGCCTCCAACGCGAAGGGACGGCCGGAGACGACCACCAACAGGAAGACGTCCGGAGTGCCCGGTATCAGGCTCCGGACCTGGGCCGCTGACGTGGCGTGGTCGACGATCAACAAGGCCTGGCGTCCCGCGGTGAGTTGGCGGTAGAGCTGTTCGCGGGCCGAGGCCGTGGGCGGCATCTGCTCCGGCGCGACACCCATCTGTCGGAGCAGGCGCAGCAGGACATGGGCGGGTTCGGGGTCGTGTTCCGCTGCGGCGTCACGCAGGTCGACGTAGAACTGCCCGTCGGGGAAGTGTGCATAGAGAGTGGAGCCCAAGTGCAGTGCCACGGCGGTGGTGCCGATTCCCGGCGGCCCGTGCAGCAACGCGACGCGTGGCCGCCCTGCCGCGGGGCGGGTCGCCTCCCGCTTGAGCTGCTTCAACGCTTTCTGCCGGTTGGTGAAGTCCCTTGCCGCGGGCGGCAGTCCACTGGTGGCAGCCAGTGTCATGGCCGACGGCGGGAGGCTGCGAGCGAGGAGCGCCCACTCACCCGCCTGTTGCGGGTCTCGGCTCAGCCGCACGTGCATCTGCCCGGCCAGTGTCCGCCACTCTTCGGGGCTGGCCGGCCGTGGTGTCTCCCGGCCCATGGTCCTTCTCGCCAACGCACCGGTGGACAGGAGGAGTTGCTTGCCCATCTCTCCTGCGGCGCCGTTACCCGCTGCCGTGAGAAAAGCAGTCAACGCACTCAGCGCCACGATCTCCAGCACTACGGCCCCTCCCCCGGGTCACGATCCGATCTTGTCGGACTGTATCGCCGTATCCGCCGGGCAGGTCAGTCGAAGTACGATTCGAGGGTGCCGCGGCGCCGCACATCGAGTGTGGCGCAGTGGAACGAGCCGCCGAAGGGCGCGTAGTGCAGCAGATCGCACGGGATCGGCTCGAATCCCCAACTCTCCAGCGCACGCAGCGTTTCGGTGTGGTGCCTCTCGGCGATCACCCGCTTCTCGTCGATCATGAGCACGTTCATGTTGAGCCATTTGCCGCACATCGAGGTCATCTTGAGCAGGCGCTCGTCGAGCGGGTCGGGCTCGGGGGCGACCAGGACGTCCCATGAGTTCAGTACGTCGGGCAGGCGGTCGACGTCGATGTATTCGGGGTTGACCAGAACCTTTCCGGGTGCGAGCAAGAGGAACGTCGTGTCGATGTGCATCGGCGTCCGGCAGCTGCTCTCGATCTCGTGGATGCGGTATCCACGTCCGAGGTGACGGCGCAGCCAGTCGATGCCCATCTGGTTGGTCACATTGCTCCGCGTCACGAACAGGTCGCGTCCCGCGCGGACGAAATCCGCCGCGTCGAAGACCGGCTCGAACTCGGTGAGGATGTAGCGCATGGGGTCGCCGGCCTTGGGCGCGCTGTAACCCGCATCG
This region includes:
- a CDS encoding amidinotransferase, with the protein product MAAPTSAAATGDTGEPLVSPVGSHNEWDPLEEVVVGRLEGATIPSSHPVVACNIPPWAARLQGLAGGFEYPNMLIEPAQQELDQFIALLQSLGVTVTRPDEVDHRQRFGTPDWSSRGFCNTCPRDSMIVIGDEIIETPMAWPCRYFETHSYRTLLKDYFRRGARWTAAPRPQLTDELFDAGYSAPKAGDPMRYILTEFEPVFDAADFVRAGRDLFVTRSNVTNQMGIDWLRRHLGRGYRIHEIESSCRTPMHIDTTFLLLAPGKVLVNPEYIDVDRLPDVLNSWDVLVAPEPDPLDERLLKMTSMCGKWLNMNVLMIDEKRVIAERHHTETLRALESWGFEPIPCDLLHYAPFGGSFHCATLDVRRRGTLESYFD
- a CDS encoding universal stress protein, which produces MVNHDDAAKRLVLVGVEQGSDQGAVVRYAARHAALHGSPLHLLHVATGSLPAGSAEERGERTDPVEQSLSAVVAPMVELVEAEFPEVVVTAEAVVGKPAATLVERSAEASWLVVGHRGSGGFTRLPLGSVSWQVATHARCPVVVVRPGPGPVRDNPVVVGVDVHDVAGEALDLAFAEAHLRGAKLRMVHGAFHMSQMPAGPGMVAPDFQALDKKARKALAEEATKRLSRYPDVTVEVHVERVRPATVLAEASRRAGLLVVGSHGRKGLRRLMLGSVSGEALHTAECPVAVVPSAK
- a CDS encoding ATP-binding protein encodes the protein MGKQLLLSTGALARRTMGRETPRPASPEEWRTLAGQMHVRLSRDPQQAGEWALLARSLPPSAMTLAATSGLPPAARDFTNRQKALKQLKREATRPAAGRPRVALLHGPPGIGTTAVALHLGSTLYAHFPDGQFYVDLRDAAAEHDPEPAHVLLRLLRQMGVAPEQMPPTASAREQLYRQLTAGRQALLIVDHATSAAQVRSLIPGTPDVFLLVVVSGRPFALEAERVQVAPLTDRYATQMVKKVAGQDNVARVKARIPGLLEHCAGNAFALKAEAMRLLSEDAAPEPGDDAPAGDPVRGAVQNACDGLGPDTARLLRLTALGGWPAIDAHLAAAAADVTPEEAARMLGEVAEGQLLDFVADDRYRFRPEVRRILADAAGPRHGIPECSAAVERTLDTLLNRALRAAHAALPQSWRTEPVPADGDAYRDEAQGVTVLAAEVGNLVRAVSVAVEYQHITTALRLARALWPLQLKAGHWDEVLPALRVAARCADEHQPRSRTAAGLHFQLGHCLGELGRWEEAEQAAHAAAESERAAGHVRGEASSVELLGLLNLYRWRYATAHERFVEAEHIYRRIAPGQEGAQDVARALALTGRHQGRALRGMGRLEESRHLLEAATNFFKEQGESYNQARALTDLAEALHDAGEDTEALARITEAEGLLGPTAAPHLRYLDGLRLRCEARP
- a CDS encoding DUF6479 family protein, which translates into the protein MVTASGELHVLAVSGAALGVIAAFVGGLVLVGALLWAFWLGNRVRRREPRPPRPEEQPKLPDSGPVHEIREMREPDEVPHAQDESERLRPENLHASGTKRSENQKRRRWSPGSSGSFGGGGPGKT
- a CDS encoding thiamine pyrophosphate-requiring protein, whose protein sequence is MSTKVSDYVLRRLREWDVEHVFAYAGDGINGLLAAWGRADDKPRFIQARHEEMAAFQAVGYAKFSGKVGVCAATSGPGAIHLLNGLYDAKLDHVPVVAIVGQTNRTAMGGSYQQEVDLLSLYKDVASDFCEMVTVPEQLPNVIDRAMRTAYARRTVTAVIIPADVQELEYSPPTHAFKMVPSSLGLARYAPVPAADEITRAAEVLNAGEKVAVLIGQGARGARAEVEVVAETLGAGVAKALLGKDALPDDLPYVTGAIGLLGTRPSYELMQGCDTLLVIGSSFPYTQFMPDLDQARAVQIDIDPHMIGLRYPFEVNLVGDAKETLKALLPQLKKKRHGSWRKKIEKDTARWWKVMERRAAVEADPINPEYVVHALDALLPNDVILAADSGSAANWYARHLRMRGTMRGSLSGTLATMGPGVPYVIGAKFAHPGRPAIAIVGDGAMQMNGLAELVTVAKYWREWQDPRLIVAVLNNQDLNQVTWEMRAMSGAPQFLPSQALPDVPYADFAKSIGLDGVRVEKPGDVEAAWHRALGADRPFVIDFRTDPAVPPIPPHAELDQIEAAASAIVKGDSDRLGMVRQGLKAKVQEMLPGRRSDSGPGAAGEKDDRHS
- a CDS encoding DUF6480 family protein, yielding MTPSQNPDPHPDPDPRETPGPAPGGSVPPGETPPGEGSMSGAGPRETHNPTKGWAKGPLALIGVLVALMAAFFLVYALVLLL
- a CDS encoding SDR family oxidoreductase, producing the protein MPDPTAPATTGASAAGKVAIITGADSGIGRATAVRMAVAGMDVGITWHGDQEGAERTAEEVRQHGRRAAVARMDLSRLPDAARVIDDLAGQLGRIDVLVNNAGTGTATPFLDLAHEDVQHVLDVDLVGPFLCGQRAARRMIQQGDGGRIVNVTSVHEHQPRVGAAPYCAAKGGLGLLTQVMALELAEHGITVNSVAPGEIATPMTGQEDVDVHSRHRPGIPLGRPGDAREIAAVIAFLAGPDASYVTGASWVADGGMVRMGPQAGSHLRSDEWRRP
- a CDS encoding metallophosphoesterase — encoded protein: MIRVAAVGDIHMGLDSQGLLRPAFETLPDCADLLLLAGDLTRHGTPEEARVVAREVSDLPVPVVAVLGNHDHHDERPDEVTAILRDAGVRVLEGQGTVVEVEGRRVGIAGTKGFGGGFVGRCGSEFGEPLMKELIRYTRRCAEGLRASLHELAGQGCDTRVALTHFAPVPDTLAGEPLEIYPFLGSYLLAEAVDEAGADLAVHGHAHAGTEHGMTSGGVPVRNVAQPVIRKAFNVYHLPDRTHGEPATAASSADGRA